The Flavobacterium faecale genomic sequence CTTGTGAAAATTGCCAACGGACGTGACGCTGCAGATGCCGCTGTTGCGAGTATCTTCGGAAATGCAATGTCACAAAACATTCAGGTATCTTGTGAAGTAGCCCAAGATGATTTCACTCCTTTTTGGTACAATGACAATTTGATGAACGGACTGTCTTTGCAATAAGTAATGTTCAATTTAATTCCTCTTTATAAATGACCAAAATCAAAGCGTTCCTTTTCGAAAATGTTTTTTTTAGATCGAAAGATAAAATTCAAGATTAGCCGTTTATAAACGCATTACATATATCCAGAAGCACCACATAGTAACTATGATGGTGCTTTTTTGTTTGAAAAAATTAGCAGACTAATGACCATTTTAAAGTGAAAAATGTTTGAAAATAAAAAAAACGAGTTTGGTAACTGATTACAACTTTTTGTTACATTTATACAAGACTGACATTGAATTCAGCTTCTAATAGCTAAGTACTCAGTACCTATTGAATTTATAAGCTGATTATTACAAAGACCAAATTGTATTGGAAACCCATTAAAAAAGGTACATCTAATTATAACCAAAGAAAAAACGTATTTGACTATGCAAGAAAACACTCCCGATGATTTCAAAAGAGAATTAGGTTTACTAGACGGCACCATGCTCGTTGTAGGTTCGATGATTGGATCAGGAATATTCATTGTCAGTTCAGATATGGTACGACAACTCGGATCTGCAGGTTGGCTTATTGCTATGTGGGTACTCACTGGAGCGATCACCGTAATCGCTGCTGTAAGTTATGGCGAACTTAGTGCTTTGTTCCCAAAAGCAGGCGGACAATATGTGTATATAAAAGAAGCCTTTGGAAAACTCATCGGTTTCTTGTACGGATGGAGCTTCTTTGCAGTGATTCAAACAGGAACTATTGCAGCCGTTGGAGTCGCATTTTCTAAATTTGCCGCCTACCTCTTTCCGTCCTTTAGTGATAAAAATATAGTTTTCGAAATTGCTGATTTTAAGCTAAATGCTGCACAACTCGTTTCTATTTTCACTATTATATTGCTGAGTTACATAAATAGTCGCGGAGTCAAAAACTCTAAGATTTTACAAACGGTATTGACTGTTATCAAAATACTATCGTTGGCCGGTTTGATTATTTTTGGTTTTTTTGCTGCAAAATCAGAAGTTTGGGATGCCAACTGGACCAATGCCTGGACCTCACAAACGCTAGATGTATCGACCAACACTTGGCTACCAATAAGCGGGACAGCATTGATCTCTGGTATTTCGGCAGCTTTGGTGGGATCTATGTTCTCAAGCGTTGCCTGGGAAGGAGTCACCTTTATTGCCGCTGAAATTAAAAATCCAAAACGAAATGTAGGTCTAAGTTTGTTTCTTGGTACTATGATTGTAAGCATCATCTACATTTTGGCCAATGTAATGTACTTGGCTGTAGTACCCTTGCAAGATATTGCCACTGCCGAGTCTGACCGAGTTGCTGTTGTGGCCTCACATATAATTTTTGGTGGTATTGGTACTATGATTATCGCCGTAATGATTATGATTTCGACCTTTGCTTGTAACAATGGTTTGATTATGGCAGGTGCTCGTGTGTATTACACAATGGCGCAAGATGGTTTATTCTTTAAAAAAGCAGCTGAATTAAACGAGGCAAAAGTACCTGCTTGGAGTATCTGGGCACAGTGTATTTGGGCATCGGCTTTATGCTTGACCGGAAAATACGGTGATTTACTGGACTTTGTAGTGATCATTGTTTTGATTTTTTACATATTGACCATATTAGGAATATTTATTCTACGAAAAAAAATGCCCAATGCCGAGCGCAGCTACAAAGCTTTTGGTTACCCTCTCGTACCCGCTTTGTACATAATTATTGCCTCAGCAATTTGTTTGGCTTTATTGTACGCTAAAACAAGTACCGCAGGTTGGGGAGTTGGAATCATGCTTTTGGGAATTCCAGTTTATTATTTGACTCGAACCAAAATCACAAAATAATTTGAGTATAAAAAAATCCGTTTCGAATTTTCGAAACGGATTTTTGTTTTAATACAGGCGATTGGCCCATTAACATCTAAAAAATGAACAAAAAAAAAACAGTAGGCCAATCGTGATCTGTATCAAATCTACTAGTAATAGGTATACCTTCTTACTTTAGCAATGTATTTTGCCAGTCGAATAACTTGATGGCTGTAGCCATATTCATTGTCATACCAAATATAAAGAACAATATTTTTTCCGTCTGCAGAGACAATTGTAGCATTACTGTCATAAATTGAAGGCGCTGATGTACCTACTATGTCCGAAGAAACCAATTCGTTATTGGTTGAGTATTTAATCTGTTCTACCAAATCACCCTCCAAGGCATATCTTTTCATAATGGCATTGATATCCTCTACCGAAGTTTGTTTTTCGACTTCAAGATTTAAAACCACCAACGATCCATTAGGAACTGGTACACGAATAGCATTTGACGTTAATTTCCCTGCCAATGAGGGTAATGCTTTTGCAACGGCAGTTCCCGCGCCAGTCTCAGTAATCACCATATTTAACGCTGCAGCTCTACCACGACGGTATTTTTTGTGCATATTATCAACCAAGTTTTGGTCGTTGGTGTAAGAATGGATTGTTTCTAAGTGACCTTTTACAACGCCCAAAGTATCTTCAACCGCTTTTAATATCGGAGTTATCGCATTGGTAGTACAAGACGCCGCCGAAAAAATAGCGATCTTATCCGGATTGTATTCTGATTGGTTTACTCCATGTACAATATTGGGTACTCCTTTTCCTGGTGCTGTTAGTAGTACTTTTTGAGCCCCTTTCGAAACCAAATGCCTACTCAAAGCTTCCTCTGTTGTAAAAGCACCTGTGTTATCAATAATCAAAGCATGATCAATATCAAATGCGGTATAATCTATTTCTTCTGGTGCGTTTGCTGTAATCATGTGCACCGTAGTTCCATTGATTATCAAAGCATTATTTTCGACATCAGCAACCACTGATCCTTGAAAATCACCATGAATGGAATCATAACGCAACAAAGAGGCTCTCTTTTCAAGGCTTACCGCATCGTTTTTATCTCTGGTAACAATGGCTCTTAATCGCAACTGCGTTCCCTTGCCTGTTTTTGACATTAATTCGCGCGCCAATAATCGACCAATACGACCAAAACCATATAGCACAACGTCTTTCGGTTTAATTTCACTCGACTTTTTGGCATCTTTCAATTTATCCAAAACGAAATGTCTAGCGTCTGGGTATTTTTCATTTTCCAATAAATACTCATACGTCAGTTTACCGATGTCTAATTTTGAAGGTGGTAAATCTATTTCGAACACTGCTCTAGCAATTTCAACCGAATCAAAAATCGAAATTGGCTTTGCAACAAATTCACCCGCATAATGATGCAAGTTGATAATGTCACTAACATTTTTGTCTAATAACTGATTCTTGAACAAAACCATTTCAATTGATTTGTCATACCATAAATCGCTAATAATTTTGATTAATTCGACACCAGCTCGGCGCCTGTCAACTTGCAATGAAACTTCTTTTTGATACAAAGCGGTGTTCTTCATAAGTGAAAATTTGTGATAATTGTGTAGTTAGTTTTAGTAATTTGTTGCAAAACTACCGATTTCAATCGATTTCGTAATTTTTTTTCAGGTTTTTTTTCGAAATAAAAAATAAGTGCTACTTTTTAGTTTGAAGTCAGAAAGAATAGCTCTTTATTCGAAAAATAAAAAAACGAGCCTTCATGCAATAGCATTGATCCAAAGTTTTAATGATAGCATCATCAAAACTTTGGATCTCTTTTGGATCTCTTTTAAAAAAAACTAGCAATTGAATTTTAGATCATAAACGAAGATAAAATTGAATGATACACCACAATAAAATTCCGATTTCCTGAAACAAAAAAGCGACTGAAAGAAGCTCTTTTTACGACATGGGAAATGGGGACTTTTATGAAAAACATTGTAACGTCCTGAAGTCTCGGGAGCAGGAAATAGTTCCTGAAAATAATTAGTAAATATAGATTTATACAGATTAAGACTTATAGTCTATGGCTCATTTATTTAAGAAACCAAAATAGCATCCATTTTCAAAGCATCCACAGTGACTAGTTTTTCTTTGTCGATAGAATTACTTTCTTTAATAATTTTGGTACCAATTACGTAGGCTTTGGCATTGTTTACTGCATCTACAGACAGCAAAACATCATCTTTAAAATACCAAACCGAAAAACTATTCGGATTCGCTGGTTCGTGACGCAAGATGATTTGGTTATAGCCTTGAGAAAGACCGACCATTTGTAGTTTGACATCGTATTGATCTGACCAAAACCACGGAATACTATCGTAAACCGGAGATTTTCCGCAAATGGAAGCTGCGGCCACTTTGGACTGATCCACGGCATTTTGAACCGACTCTAATCGGATATTGCGTTTATAATGTGGATTGTAATGAAAAGTGCAGTCGCCTATGGCGTAAATATTTTCGTCGCTGGTTTGTGCTCTTTCGTTAACTAGGATTCCGTTTTCTATAGTTAACTGCGCTTGTTCTGCCAGTTCTTTGTTTACAAAAATTCCAACACCTACAATCAACATATCGGCAGGATATCGAGAACCATCGGCGCAAATCACTTCGTTGTAGCCGTCATGCGTTTCTATTGCCGAAACGTTTTTGCCTGTAAGTACTTCTACTCCATTGCGAGCATGTAGCTCATGGAAAAAAGCGGACATTTCGGGGGCTGTTACTCTTGCCAAGATGCGGTCTTCTCTTTCGAGAACCACTACTTCTGCACCTAATTTTTTGAGCGAAGCCGCAGTTTCTAGACCGATGTAACCACCTCCTATCACCACAACACGTTTTAATGTAGTGGTTTTCATAAAACAACGTATATCACTGATGTTCTGAGCCGTACGCAACGGATACATATTTGTTGCCGTATCCAATCCTGGAATCGGTGGAATAATCGGACGAGCACCCGTAGCAATGACTAATTTATCATAGGCAACAGTTTCTCCGTCGGACAAAGTAATGGTTTTATCTTTTGGCTGAATAGAGTTTACTCTGACACCCAAACGCAAGTCGATAGCGTCTTTTTCATAACTTTCCAGCGACTTTAATAAATTTTTGTCTATCGCATCATCGCTGGTCAAATACGCTTTGGACAAAGGCGGTTTATGGTAGGGAATTACAGGGTCTGCATCAATCAAGATGATATTGCCTTTCCAGCCTTCACGACGTAAAGCGGTTGCGCAATTCACACCTCCATGGCTTGCTCCAATAATTACACAGGTTCCTTTTGTAGCTGTTTCTCCAGACATAAACTTATTTTTTAATTATTTAGCAACACGTAAAACGACTCCATCAAGGGCTTCGCTAATTTCTAATTGGCAACACAAACGACTAAATTTATCAGCATCGTCATCTAATTCTAACATGTCTGTTTCTATTTCGCTTGCCTCACCCGTTTTTGCAACGTGCTCGGGTAAAACGTGAACATGACAAGTTGCACATGAACATACGCCTCCGCAGTCTCCGTCAATTCCTTTTATGCCATTATCTACAGCCAAAGCCATTACAGATCCTGAAGTTCCTTCTAGTGTTATTGTTTCGTTATCGCTAGTGATAAAAGTTATTTTTGCCATAATTATGTTTTTTATAAGGTCCTTTTTACAACCGATTTATTTGCATTAGTACGCAGATTTCACAGATTTAAGCAGATAAAAACGGATATATATCACTCCTGTTTTCATCCAAAATAAGTTCCAGAAATTGCTTTGAGCGTGCGTTAAATTTTTATTTTTTATTAAACTTCATTTGTAGAGCGTGGAAACCAACTTTGCGTTTGAATTCGCCCAACTCTTCGATGTTTTCTTCTGCACTGATGATTTCCATGCTTTGTACTTTGGCTGTCAGCACTTCAATTAACACTTTCATAATTGTACGTGCATGTGTGGCTCCTAGGCAGTTATGTGTACCAAAACCAAAACTCAAATGCGGATTCATTTTTCGATCTAAAACTACTTCGTTTGCATTTTCGAATACTTTTTCGTCACGATTGGCAGATGCCCATACGAGCGAAATTCGAGTATCGGCTTTGATGGCGTGCTCACAAACGGTTGTATCTTCTGTAACCACGCGACCCATTTGGGTTAAAGGTGCATAGTAGCGAATTAACTCTTCTATGGCTCTATTTCTTATTTCAGGTTCCTCACGCAATCTTTCTAATGATTTTGGATTATCGGCCAAATAAGCAAGCGAATTTGAGACCGCATTGATCACCGTATCGCGCCCACCTGCAAACGTCAAAATCATCACTCCTTTGACTTCTTCCTTGGTTAACTTTGTACCATCGACTTCAGAAGCTAGTAAAACCGAATATAAATCTGGTCCCGGATTGGCAATTGCTTTGTCAATCTCGGCATCGATATAATCGTATAAAATAGCGGCTTTGTCTCCGTCTAAAGCTTCTCCTTCACTACGGAAAACGTGTGTTCCCCAAGAAATCCATAAATCAGATTTGTCGTAAGCTGTATTCAATAACAAAGTCAACGCTCTTGATTGTAATTTCAGAGCAAATTCGCTAATCACATCCACAGAATCCATTGCTAAAACTTCATCAACCAAAGCGCTAATTTGCGCTGTAAGTTTCGCTTGGTATTTCTCTTCTAGTGGTCTTTTGAACCAAGGATCCAAAATATCTCTAAAACTTTTGTGTTGTGGTGGATCTACTTCAAACGGAATTTGACGCGTAGTTCTGATGTTTACTTCTGACGGAATCACAATTCGCCCTGGAGTCGATCCAGATTGAAATGTTTTCCAGTCGTGGGCTCCTTTACGTACATCTTTATGACGCAAAAGCATGGTTACGGGATCGTTTTGATCGTCCATTTCACCAAAACCTATGTTGGTTCTTACTTCTGAAAACGGACAGGATATTTCGCTTTTTTTCATTTCAAAAAGGGTTAGTTGTGTGTGCTGTGTGCCTTATAATTCCTCTGTACATCTTAAAATATTAAATTGAATATCAAAAATCAAGGATTCTATATCTTCAAACCTAATTTCAATTGTTCTATTGTACTATGCAAATATTGCCAATATCTCTGAAAATAAACTATTGCTAAACGTCACATTTATAAACTATTCTGTCTGCATTATTAAAAATACCAAAATAAACAGACAATATAGAATACTATATACTATTTTTACAACTAATAACAGGAGTCAATTTGATTTTTACTATTTCTATAAAACCAACAAAACTAGCCTATGAAACCAATTCTAGAACCCATACATTTAGGGGAACAAAAGACAATTACGGCTTTTACGTATCAAGAGGATAATTTTGAGGTGCCATGGCATTTTCATCCACAGCACGAATTGACTTTTATAGAATCTAGTTTTGGAACTAAGTTTATTGGCGATTATGTAGGGCCTTATGAACCGGGAGAATTGGTTTTAGTTCGATCGAACTTACCACATTGCTGGAAAAATCAGGAACAGGATGGGGTACCTTCTCAGTCTATAGTCATTCAATGGAACAAAGGCGTTTTTGCGAAGGTTCCCGAGTTAGACACATTATTCGAAATGCTCACTACTGCCTCCAAAGGTATTATTTTCGAAAAAAAATCGATTAGACAACTTATCCCTGAATTGAAAAATTTACTGACCTTAAGCAGCGATGATTTGTATATTAACTTCTTAGGTTTCTTGCTGCGCTTATCCAAATGTGCATACACTACTTTATCTGATGCAAGTTTTGTAGATGATATTCCGCATGAGCATAACAACCGCATGACCCGAGTTCATGATTTTATCGAAAAGAGTTTTGAACGTAAAATATATTTGAAAGAAGTAGCCGATTTGGTCAACATGTCTGAACAGTCTTTTTCTCGTTTTTTCAACAAAATGATGGGACGTTCTTTTTTTACTTTTCTAAATGAATACCGCATCAATATGGCCAGTAGAATGCTATTGTATTCAGATAAATCGGTTTCTCAAATTAGCTATGACTGTGGCTATGAATCGCCACCTTTTTTCTTCAAAAAATTCAATGAAGTCTATGAAATGTCACCAACAAAATACAGAAAAAAGTATTTGAAGTAGTTTTAAAAAAAGCCCTAATTAATACGTGTAGATTAATTAGGGCTTTTTTAAAGAATAGTTCTTCTAAATAAAAAAGTACGTAATATGGCTTCACTTAGCAATCAAATTTAGCTATCAGAAAGCTCAATTTCTACCAATTTACTAATGCTGTATTTGAAAAACATCGTTTAAGCAAGTACCACCTTCTTTTTATTTTTCATATAAAAATTTAAGCCAATAAACGCTACTACTAAAATAATAGGAATCACCATCGTTACTTTTAAGACTTCTGGACCAGCAGCGGTTCTGGCTAATTCGAGTAAATTATTCATTTCTTCTGGAGATGTACTGGCTGCATTTGCATCGGATGGTAAATTTTCCATGATTAATTGATCATAAAAATTCCCCATAAAAATGGTATATATGGATACGGCAAACATACCAGCGCCACCCATTAAGTTTAAACCAAGTGCTCCAGAGTCTGGAATATTTTCTGAGACAAATCCTAACATGGTTGGCCAGAAATAGCAAACTCCCAAACCAAATACAAAGGCTCCTATAAAAATAGAATTCCCCGTTAATGTCGCTAAAAGATATAATCCTAAGGCTGCAAAAGCTGCCGATAAAACCAATACTCCTTGTGGCGAAAAACGATGTACAACAGGCTCTGCCACTCCTCGACCAATGATCATTACACCAGTGGTCAAAGTCAAAATCAGAATAGAATTATCGGTTACATTTTTAAGAAGCATTTCGATCCATTGCCCTGTAAATAGTTCCGTAATGGCGGTACCAAACATACAAATGAACATAAATAAGAATAGCGGAGATGTTACCGATTTATACATCGTACTAGTAGAAACACCTGACGCGACTCTTTCTGTAACTGGAAAATCAAGTTTGGAGAAAAGAAAACCATAAATAAATGTTGGAATCAACATGATACCCACTTGAATCTGCCAATTCAATCCTAGATAATCAAACAATAACACCACTAAGGTTCCGATAAAAATTCCGCTAGGAAACCACAGATGAAAATGGTTTAACTTAGTTGTTTTGTTGTCTGGATAAAGTGTTGCAACCAATGGATTACAGGCTGCTTCGACTGTTCCGTTGGCGATACCGATCAAAAGTGTCGAAATAAAAAGTGTCCAATAACCTTGTGCAAAAATGGTTAGCACGATACCTAATAAATGAAAAACGAAAGCCATTACAAGGAGTTTTTTCATTCCCACTGCATCTACAATAAAACCACCAATGACTATAGCTAATGGAAAACCCCAAAAAGCAGTGGCGATAATGGTTCCCAATTCGCCTGCGGTGAGTTCGAAATCGGTACCCAGTTTACTCATGATACCCGCTCTGATTCCGAACGAAAGTGAAGTAACTAATAAGGCTAGACAACTAGCCAAAAAAAGCTTATTTTTTTCAATAGATTGCATAATTTATAATTTATTTGGTTTGGTTTTAATAGTAAAATAGTCCTGTACTAGAGTGGTTTTTAGTACAGAACACTAAAATTCATATCCTTATAAATATTTTTTTATTTATCGGAAAATAATATAACGAGCTAAAAAAACACCTAAAAGCAAGGTGTTTTTATACTGTTATATTCCTAATATTTTTCGGTTGAGTTCTTTGTCTATTCCAGTAGCCGCAAAATCATCAAATGCTTTTTCGGTTACCTTTATGATGTGATCTTTAATAAATATAGCTCCTTCTTTAGCGCCACTTTCAGGATGTTTGATGGCACATTCCCATTCCATTACTGCCCATCCATCAAATCCATAAGTTGCTAATTTGCTGAAAATTTGTTTGAAATCAACTTGGCCATCTCCCAAAGATCTAAATCTTCCGGCTCTATCAACCCAGTTTTCATAACCGCCATAAACCCCTTGTTTTCCTGTTGGATTAAACTCAGCGTCTTTGACATGGAACATTTTAATTCGCTCATGATAATGGTCGATATAACTGATATAATCTAGGCATTGCAATAAAAAATGAGATGGATCATAAAGCAAACATGCTCTTGGATGTTGGTTGACTTTATCTAAAAAGCGCTCATAAGAAACACCGTCGTGCAAATCTTCGCCAGGATGAATTTCGTAACAAACATCAACACCCGCTTCGTCAAAAGCATTTAGAATAGGCATCCAACGGTTGGCCAATTCTGTGAAACCATCGTCAACTAATCCAGCAGGTCGTTGTGGCCATGGGTAAACCGTATGCCAAAGCAATGAGCCACTAAAAGTAGCATGGGCATTGATACCCAAATTCTGAGAGGCTTTTGCAGCATATTTCAACTGTTGTACCGCCCATTTGGTACGCTCTTTTGGATTGTTGTGTACTTCTTTGGGAGCAAAACCATCAAATAAATGGTCGTAGGCTGGATTTACTGCTACCAACTGCCCTTGTAAATGGGTAGAAAGTTCGGTGATTTCTAATCCTGCTTCGTTTACTTTTCCTTTAATTTCGTCAGCATAGGTTTTACTTTCGGCTGCTTTTTGTAAATCAAAATAATGGCTATCCCAAGTCGGAATTTGAACCCCTTTGAAACCTAAATCTTTTGCCCATTTGCAAATAGAATCTAAATCGTTGAAAGGAGCTTCTGAACCTAAAAATTGTGCTAAAAAGATAGCTGGACCTTTAATATTTGTCATAACTATTTTGTTTTTTATATTATTTTAAACCATTTCCTTAGACCACAAAATCCATCCATTTTTGATTGGATTCACCCGATGCAATAGCTTGTTCGATAAAAGCCATTCCTCTTACGCCATCATCAACACCTGTAAAATCAAGCATTTCTTCGGTTGGAGTTTCTTGTTTTAGTTCTGCTTGAATTGTTAATGCAAAATTGCGGTACAAATTGGCAAAGGCTTCCAAATATCCTTCTGGATGTCCGCCTGGTGTGCGTGTGTTGTGTTTGGCAAAATTACCTAAATAGGCACCGCCGGTTCTTAAAACTTGGCGAGGCTGGTCTATCCATTTCATCACCAAAGAATTGGCGTCATCTTGCTGCCACTCCAAGCCACCTTTTTGTCCGTACACTCTAATTTTAATATTATTTTCTTCACCTGCCGCCACTTGTGTAGCAAACAAAATTCCCGAAGCTCCGTTATCGAATTTTAAAAGTACCGTAGCATCATCATCCAGTTTTCGACCTTCGACAACTGTATTGATAGCAGCATTAATTTGAGTTACTTTCAAACCCGAAATGTATTCTGCAAGGTTAAAGGCATGCGTACCAATATCACCCAAACAACCTCCTTTTCCGCTTTTAGAAGGATCGGTGCGCCAAGCGGCTTGTTTGTTATCCCCGCTTTCTTCCAATTTACTCAACCAACCTTGTGGGTATTCGACATAAATTTTGGTAATAACACCTAGTTTTCCAGCGGCAATTTGTTGTTTGGCTTCTTTCACCATTGGATAACCCGTGTAGGTATGCGTCAAACAAAAACGTTGTCCTGTTTCTTCGGCTACACTTTTCAAAATTTTAGCTTCCGCTAAAGAAAAAGCCATGGGTTTATCTAAAATCACATGAAAACCAGATTGCATCGCCAATTTTGCTGGTTCAAAGTGAACGTGGTTTGGCGTTACAATACTTACCACTTGCATGCGCTCATTTTCTGGCAATAGTTTTTCTTTTTCGAATAGTTCGACAAAAGACGCATAACATCTTGCTGGATTTAAACCTAGTTCTTTTCCGCTTTCTAATGAAACATCTGGATTGGAACTAAAAGCTCCACAGACCAATTCGTATTCACTATCAATTTGGGCGGCAATACGGTGAATGGCTCCAATAAAAGCACCTTTGCCTCCACCTATCATTCCAAGTCTTAGTTTTTTTGACATAATAGTTATTGTTTTTTACTAGTATAAGCAGCAATAATCTAAACAATTATTGCTGCTTACTGTAGCTATTAATTTAACTCTCCCGCTGTATAAGGTAGCGTTCTGTTAGCAGTATTTTTTCTAATTTTAGCCACTTCCTCTGGCGTCACCATTTTTGCTTTATTTCCAAAATCACTTCTTACGTAGCTCAAAACTGCTGCGATATAAGCATCGTCGTTTTCAAGAAGAGAAGGCATTAGATTGGCAGTATAACTTGTACCGTCAATAGGTCCAGTCAAACCATGAAGTAAAATTTTGATTGCTTTTTGAGGATTCTTTTCATTAATGGTTTTGTTTTTTGCTAATAGAGGCGCTAAAAATTCTTTTTCGCCCAAAGCAATTCCTTTACCATCCATTCCGTGACAAGCTGCACAAAGAGTTTTATAAATATTAGATCCTTCACTAATTACTTTTTGTTCTGCAGCGTTCATTAACTTTTCTTCTTCCAAGCGCTTTTTATCTGCTATTTTTGCATTTTCAAACGCTTTTACAGAAGCAATCAAGACTTCATTATTTGGATATTTTTCCATCATGAAATTAATAATGGCTTTTGCCTTTGGACTCTCATTAAAACGTAGCGACAAGGCCAGTTGAAACCTTACATCTGCGCTTGGGTCATTTTTGAGTGCTTCTAAGTTTTCGACAATAAAATTATTCGTTTTGGCATTCATGAAATTTTCACTTGCCCAAACAGCCGTTTTTCGAACATTAGCATCGGTGTCTTTAAAAGTAGCAGCCAATAATTCTTTCGATAAAGAATGCATACCACTTAAAGTCCATAAAGCATGCATTTTGGCTAAGTGATTTGGCGCGGTTTTAACCATCGTTTCCAATTGAGGCACTACACTTTTATCATTACGCAAAACCAGTAATTTTTGAGCGTTTTCTCTCCACCAACCATTTGGGTGGTTCAAGTACCCTACCAATTTGGCACTACTAGCATCTAGCAAATCAGGTTTAACTTTTGACGGTTTAATTTTATCATAAACCACTCTATAAATACGACCACGACCTACGTTTTTCTCCAATCCTTTTTTCAAAATTTCTGGTCTTA encodes the following:
- a CDS encoding sugar phosphate isomerase/epimerase family protein codes for the protein MTNIKGPAIFLAQFLGSEAPFNDLDSICKWAKDLGFKGVQIPTWDSHYFDLQKAAESKTYADEIKGKVNEAGLEITELSTHLQGQLVAVNPAYDHLFDGFAPKEVHNNPKERTKWAVQQLKYAAKASQNLGINAHATFSGSLLWHTVYPWPQRPAGLVDDGFTELANRWMPILNAFDEAGVDVCYEIHPGEDLHDGVSYERFLDKVNQHPRACLLYDPSHFLLQCLDYISYIDHYHERIKMFHVKDAEFNPTGKQGVYGGYENWVDRAGRFRSLGDGQVDFKQIFSKLATYGFDGWAVMEWECAIKHPESGAKEGAIFIKDHIIKVTEKAFDDFAATGIDKELNRKILGI
- a CDS encoding Gfo/Idh/MocA family protein; this translates as MSKKLRLGMIGGGKGAFIGAIHRIAAQIDSEYELVCGAFSSNPDVSLESGKELGLNPARCYASFVELFEKEKLLPENERMQVVSIVTPNHVHFEPAKLAMQSGFHVILDKPMAFSLAEAKILKSVAEETGQRFCLTHTYTGYPMVKEAKQQIAAGKLGVITKIYVEYPQGWLSKLEESGDNKQAAWRTDPSKSGKGGCLGDIGTHAFNLAEYISGLKVTQINAAINTVVEGRKLDDDATVLLKFDNGASGILFATQVAAGEENNIKIRVYGQKGGLEWQQDDANSLVMKWIDQPRQVLRTGGAYLGNFAKHNTRTPGGHPEGYLEAFANLYRNFALTIQAELKQETPTEEMLDFTGVDDGVRGMAFIEQAIASGESNQKWMDFVV